Proteins encoded by one window of Xylella fastidiosa:
- a CDS encoding PilN domain-containing protein codes for MARINLLPWRVERRKQREREFYVMLGFSTLVGILVSALVWFYYDAQVSGQNDRNAFLVSEIEGVKAQNREIDQLDKKKEHLLARKKVIEELQSNRSQMVHLFDSLARTIPDGVVLTTIKQEGNSLTLQGRSQSNVRVSTYMRNIEGSGWMTNPDLSIIEAKEQDKNTLIDSRALPYVFTIKAKLSKPESPDKARHRPISPNSGKASASSSADFKPLSEDN; via the coding sequence ATGGCCAGAATTAACTTATTGCCCTGGCGCGTTGAGCGCCGCAAGCAGCGTGAGCGTGAGTTTTATGTGATGCTTGGTTTTTCCACATTGGTGGGTATCCTCGTTTCGGCGCTTGTGTGGTTTTATTATGACGCGCAGGTCAGTGGTCAGAATGATCGCAACGCATTCTTGGTTTCCGAGATAGAGGGGGTTAAGGCTCAGAATCGGGAAATCGACCAACTTGACAAGAAGAAAGAGCATTTACTGGCGCGTAAGAAAGTGATCGAAGAGCTGCAATCAAACCGTTCGCAAATGGTTCATTTATTCGATTCGTTGGCACGTACCATCCCGGATGGCGTGGTTCTGACCACTATTAAGCAGGAAGGTAATAGTTTGACTTTGCAAGGACGCTCTCAGTCAAACGTGAGAGTCAGTACTTACATGCGCAATATTGAGGGGTCAGGATGGATGACTAATCCCGATTTGTCGATCATTGAAGCCAAGGAACAAGATAAAAATACGCTCATTGATAGCAGGGCTCTGCCGTATGTATTTACTATCAAAGCAAAACTGTCCAAGCCAGAGTCGCCAGATAAGGCTCGTCATAGGCCCATATCTCCTAATTCTGGGAAAGCCTCTGCGTCGTCGTCTGCTGATTTTAAGCCGCTGTCAGAGGACAATTGA
- a CDS encoding type 4a pilus biogenesis protein PilO gives MSKNSFKLSDLDFNNIGAWPQKVKMVFCVLVGFFIVIMAWFLVISGEREKLGVLEGKERELRSEFQKQQERAVNLQPLKQQLAQMEEVLKQMLRQLPSKTEMPDLIVDISQTALSSGLVNELFQPGDEVLQEFYAEKPISLRMVGSYHQFAAFVSGVASLPRVVILTMHDMSLKPKTNRNNVSTRGLLELSGTVKTYRYLDDQEIANKENRTADAASKKDGP, from the coding sequence ATGAGTAAGAATTCGTTTAAATTGAGTGACCTAGATTTTAATAATATTGGTGCATGGCCACAGAAGGTCAAGATGGTTTTCTGCGTCTTGGTCGGCTTTTTTATTGTCATCATGGCTTGGTTCCTCGTCATTAGCGGTGAGCGTGAGAAACTTGGTGTGCTTGAAGGCAAAGAGCGCGAGCTGCGTTCGGAATTCCAAAAGCAGCAGGAACGTGCTGTGAACCTGCAGCCATTAAAGCAGCAGTTGGCGCAGATGGAAGAGGTGCTGAAGCAGATGTTACGGCAGTTGCCTAGTAAGACCGAAATGCCCGATCTGATTGTTGATATCTCTCAGACTGCCTTATCTAGTGGTTTGGTGAATGAGCTATTTCAACCAGGGGATGAAGTTCTTCAGGAGTTTTACGCCGAGAAGCCGATTTCTTTACGTATGGTTGGGAGCTATCACCAGTTTGCTGCTTTTGTCAGTGGTGTGGCTTCTTTACCGCGCGTAGTGATTTTGACTATGCATGATATGAGTCTCAAACCGAAAACCAATAGGAACAATGTGTCTACGCGAGGTTTGCTTGAATTGTCTGGCACAGTGAAGACCTACCGCTACCTGGATGACCAGGAAATAGCTAATAAGGAGAATCGTACTGCTGATGCTGCGAGCAAGAAGGATGGACCATGA
- a CDS encoding cytochrome P450 — MKLTDLSNPAFLENPYPLYETLRAQAPFVSIGPNALMTGRYSLVDSLLHNRNMGKKYIESIRLRYGDTAADMPLFQAFSRMFITINPPAHTHLRGLVMQAFTGRESESMRPLAIDTAHQLIDNFEQKPSVDLVAEFAFPFPMQIICKMMDVDIGDAVTLGMAVSKIAKVLDPSPMSADELVHASTAYEELAQYFTKLIELRRTHPGTDLISMFLRAEEDGEKLTHDEIVSNVIMLLIAGYETTSNMIGNALIALHRHPEQLALLKSDLSLMPQAVSECLRYDGSVQFTMRAAMDDIEVEGELVPRGTVVFLMLGAANRDPAQFTHPDQLDITRKQGRLQSFGAGIHHCLGYRLALIELECALTTLFERLPHLRLAHLDALNWNQRSNLRGVNTLIVDLHAKN; from the coding sequence GTGAAACTCACCGACCTCTCCAACCCCGCGTTCTTAGAAAATCCCTATCCACTGTATGAAACCCTACGCGCACAGGCACCCTTCGTGAGCATCGGACCGAATGCACTGATGACGGGACGCTACAGCCTAGTCGACTCCCTGCTCCACAACAGGAACATGGGAAAAAAATACATAGAGAGCATACGATTACGGTACGGAGACACCGCTGCTGATATGCCATTGTTTCAAGCATTTAGCCGGATGTTTATAACGATCAACCCGCCTGCACATACACATCTACGTGGCTTGGTAATGCAAGCGTTCACCGGGCGAGAGAGTGAATCAATGCGCCCCCTTGCGATCGATACGGCGCACCAATTGATTGACAACTTTGAACAGAAACCATCCGTTGATCTTGTTGCTGAATTTGCCTTTCCCTTTCCCATGCAGATCATTTGCAAAATGATGGATGTGGATATTGGAGATGCCGTCACCCTGGGTATGGCGGTGAGCAAAATTGCCAAGGTACTCGACCCTTCGCCAATGTCGGCCGATGAATTAGTACACGCAAGCACTGCCTACGAAGAGCTTGCGCAATACTTTACGAAGTTGATTGAGCTACGCCGCACCCATCCTGGAACTGACTTAATTTCCATGTTTCTGCGTGCTGAGGAAGATGGCGAGAAACTAACCCATGATGAAATCGTCTCCAATGTGATTATGTTATTAATCGCCGGTTACGAAACCACATCCAATATGATTGGCAATGCATTGATTGCGTTGCATCGCCATCCAGAGCAACTCGCACTGCTCAAGAGTGATCTGTCACTGATGCCACAAGCGGTATCGGAATGCTTACGTTACGACGGGTCGGTACAGTTCACGATGCGCGCGGCGATGGATGATATAGAGGTTGAAGGCGAGTTGGTCCCTCGCGGCACAGTAGTATTTTTGATGCTTGGTGCTGCCAACCGTGATCCGGCACAATTCACTCATCCCGACCAGCTGGATATTACTCGTAAGCAAGGACGCCTCCAGTCATTCGGTGCAGGCATTCATCATTGTCTTGGCTATCGGCTTGCGCTGATTGAACTGGAATGTGCATTAACTACGTTGTTTGAACGCCTACCACATTTAAGGCTCGCTCATCTGGATGCATTGAACTGGAACCAACGGAGCAACCTGCGGGGCGTCAATACATTGATTGTGGATTTGCATGCAAAAAACTAG
- a CDS encoding phosphoethanolamine transferase, with protein MSFSTFVLVLRRRMSEFNWRVRPEVSTESVVLCTSLFFALACNTMFWRSAMSTVSGSIGFVLSLLALLVTVHALLLGLVVWRWSAKPLLTLLFVITAFATHYMNSYSVYLDADMLRNVFNTDHKESRELITSALILPLLFYAAVPIAVLWRLRFRQRPWSRALGLRMLFLLIVIVVGASGAMLSFQKLSALIRNDREVRHLATPINYIMALRKMLSNDSVLKRAPKLPIGEDAVATPRVPSSRPRLLVIVVGETARAQNWGLNGYVRQTTPQLAQNDVINFQDMHSCGTNTEVSVPCMFSPYGRRNYDERKIRGHQSLLHVLERARISTLWRDNQSGCKGVCDGLELQQLDDAKDPTLCTSSGRCMDEILLKDFVSQVRSKSGDRVVVLHQLGSHGPSYFQRYPVAFRQFNPTCETPNLGSCSREQIVAAYDNSLLYTDHFLVRTIGMLRDMSDYDTAMIYLSDHGESLGEKGLYLHGMPYAIAPVEQTRVPMVIWFSKQFVQSRQIDLNCVHQRARQYADHDNLFSSVLGLMQVKTALYERPHDLFATCEK; from the coding sequence ATGAGTTTTTCAACATTTGTTCTTGTGTTACGGCGTCGGATGAGTGAGTTTAACTGGCGTGTGCGCCCGGAAGTTTCTACTGAGAGTGTAGTGCTCTGTACTAGCCTGTTCTTTGCACTTGCTTGCAATACGATGTTCTGGCGAAGTGCGATGAGTACCGTCTCAGGAAGTATCGGTTTTGTCCTTTCGCTTTTAGCGTTGTTGGTGACGGTACATGCGTTGCTGTTGGGTTTGGTGGTGTGGCGGTGGAGTGCAAAGCCATTGTTGACTTTGTTATTCGTGATTACGGCGTTTGCTACGCATTACATGAATAGCTACAGCGTCTACCTGGACGCGGACATGCTGCGTAATGTGTTCAATACCGATCATAAAGAGTCTCGGGAGCTGATAACTTCAGCGCTAATTTTGCCGTTGCTGTTCTATGCGGCGGTACCAATTGCGGTGTTGTGGCGGCTACGGTTTCGCCAGCGACCTTGGTCTCGTGCGCTTGGCCTACGCATGTTGTTTTTGCTGATAGTTATTGTGGTTGGTGCCAGTGGTGCGATGCTGTCATTCCAAAAATTGTCGGCGTTGATACGTAATGATCGTGAGGTGCGTCATTTAGCCACGCCCATCAATTACATCATGGCGTTGCGCAAGATGTTGAGCAATGATTCGGTTTTGAAGCGCGCTCCCAAGTTGCCGATTGGTGAAGATGCGGTGGCTACCCCACGTGTACCAAGTAGTCGTCCGCGTTTGTTAGTAATCGTAGTTGGTGAAACTGCCAGGGCACAGAATTGGGGGCTGAATGGCTACGTCCGTCAGACAACTCCGCAATTGGCTCAGAACGACGTTATCAATTTCCAAGATATGCACTCGTGTGGAACTAATACTGAAGTTTCGGTGCCATGCATGTTTTCACCGTATGGTCGTCGCAATTATGACGAACGTAAAATTCGTGGGCATCAGTCGCTATTACATGTGCTTGAGCGTGCCCGAATCAGTACGTTGTGGCGCGATAACCAGTCTGGCTGTAAGGGGGTATGTGATGGATTGGAGTTGCAGCAGTTAGATGATGCTAAAGATCCCACGCTGTGCACTAGTAGTGGTCGCTGTATGGATGAAATTCTACTGAAGGATTTCGTGTCGCAGGTACGCAGTAAGTCGGGGGATCGGGTGGTGGTGCTTCATCAGCTTGGTAGCCACGGTCCCAGTTATTTCCAGCGTTATCCAGTTGCGTTCCGTCAATTTAATCCGACGTGTGAGACTCCTAACCTGGGGAGTTGCAGCCGTGAGCAGATCGTTGCTGCTTACGATAATAGTTTGCTTTATACCGACCACTTTCTTGTCCGGACGATTGGGATGCTGCGTGATATGTCCGACTACGACACAGCGATGATTTATTTATCCGATCACGGTGAATCTCTTGGTGAAAAGGGACTTTATTTGCATGGTATGCCATACGCAATTGCGCCTGTTGAGCAGACACGGGTGCCGATGGTGATATGGTTCTCGAAGCAGTTCGTTCAGTCACGTCAGATAGACTTGAACTGTGTGCACCAACGTGCCCGTCAGTATGCTGACCATGACAATCTATTCTCATCGGTGTTGGGGTTGATGCAGGTCAAGACAGCGCTATATGAGCGTCCACATGATCTGTTTGCCACATGCGAGAAATGA
- the thiE gene encoding thiamine phosphate synthase encodes MPQPRGIYLITPDETDTARLIAHTAPLLNGIVWLQYRNKLANTALRTEQAQALLALCRPTGIPLLINDDLELAQTIGADGVHLGMHDSNASIARAQLGPHAIIGVSCYNQIERAKQAIKAGASYVGFGAFYPSHTKTTPYRATPELLRQTTHLGVPRVAIGGLTPKNIAPIIEAGAELLAVISGIYSAKNPITALKAYQSQFNI; translated from the coding sequence ATGCCCCAGCCTCGCGGCATCTACCTAATTACTCCTGATGAAACTGACACTGCACGACTTATCGCACACACCGCACCATTACTGAATGGCATCGTTTGGCTGCAATACCGCAACAAACTAGCCAATACCGCATTACGCACAGAACAAGCACAGGCACTACTAGCCCTATGCCGTCCAACCGGCATCCCCTTACTCATCAACGACGACTTGGAATTAGCACAAACCATTGGCGCAGATGGTGTCCACCTGGGCATGCATGACAGCAACGCCAGCATTGCGCGAGCACAATTAGGACCGCACGCCATCATAGGCGTCTCCTGCTACAACCAAATTGAACGTGCGAAACAAGCAATCAAAGCCGGTGCCAGCTACGTAGGCTTCGGTGCGTTCTATCCGAGTCATACCAAAACCACCCCATACCGCGCCACACCAGAACTGCTACGCCAAACTACCCATTTGGGTGTACCACGCGTGGCCATCGGCGGACTGACGCCAAAGAATATTGCTCCCATCATCGAAGCCGGTGCAGAGCTACTCGCAGTGATCAGCGGAATCTACTCTGCAAAAAACCCAATCACTGCACTGAAAGCATATCAATCCCAATTCAACATCTGA
- a CDS encoding pilus assembly protein PilP: MSTKTLKKIVGLIVLLVLVGCMRSVTTSFGDAPDLKNWVSEVRARPAPPLEQLPVMQQFETFEYSAQGMRDPFSDAWVNPEGGNGLRPDPHRRKEPLEAFPLDTLKMVGTIGRGAGLVAVITAPDKVTYRVRRGMYIGQNDGRVTKVNEDRVELVELVSNGEGGWLERPAALSFDD; this comes from the coding sequence ATGAGTACAAAAACCCTCAAAAAAATAGTCGGTTTGATTGTTCTCTTGGTATTAGTCGGTTGCATGCGTAGTGTAACCACCTCGTTTGGCGATGCACCAGATTTGAAAAATTGGGTGAGTGAGGTGCGTGCGCGTCCTGCTCCACCTCTGGAACAACTACCAGTGATGCAGCAGTTTGAAACCTTTGAGTATTCTGCGCAGGGAATGCGTGATCCCTTTAGCGACGCTTGGGTTAATCCTGAGGGGGGCAATGGGTTACGTCCAGATCCGCATCGACGTAAGGAGCCGCTGGAAGCATTCCCACTTGATACATTGAAGATGGTGGGTACGATCGGTAGGGGTGCTGGTTTGGTTGCAGTGATTACTGCTCCTGACAAAGTCACTTATCGGGTGCGTCGAGGGATGTATATTGGACAGAACGATGGGCGAGTTACGAAGGTGAATGAAGATCGCGTCGAACTTGTGGAACTTGTTTCAAATGGCGAGGGAGGATGGTTGGAACGGCCAGCCGCACTTTCGTTCGACGATTAA
- a CDS encoding phosphatase PAP2 family protein: MNSILSIRINQAACIQVRKFLFFHLWLPLVGVMLLSGLLMGLAGDQSLADLLYRLEGGQWLLKQHWITEYLIHRVGKWLSIVAGLCLLAGMLVRCRGGLAGCRYLRASLYVVVTLVLSTSLISLVKRLTGMDCPWDLVRYGGGFPFIGLFESRHGLKASGCFPAGHASAGYAWVCLYFAAWGVCPAWRWLGLMIGLVAGLIFGISQQLRGAHFLSHDLWSLTICWLVALGFFYLFFVSPAVRVVSAQQRAMT, encoded by the coding sequence ATGAATTCGATTTTGTCCATACGCATCAACCAGGCTGCGTGTATCCAGGTCCGTAAGTTTCTATTTTTTCATCTTTGGTTGCCGTTAGTTGGGGTGATGTTGTTATCCGGTCTGTTGATGGGGTTAGCAGGCGATCAGTCGCTAGCTGACTTGTTGTACCGTCTCGAAGGTGGACAGTGGTTGCTTAAGCAGCATTGGATCACCGAGTATCTTATTCATCGTGTTGGTAAGTGGCTTAGTATCGTTGCTGGGTTGTGCTTATTGGCAGGTATGTTAGTGAGGTGTCGGGGAGGGCTGGCAGGGTGTCGTTATTTGCGTGCGTCTTTGTATGTCGTCGTGACGTTGGTACTGTCTACTAGTCTTATTTCATTGGTAAAACGTCTTACTGGTATGGATTGTCCTTGGGATTTGGTGCGTTATGGCGGTGGATTTCCATTCATTGGTTTGTTTGAGAGTCGCCATGGTTTGAAGGCGTCAGGCTGCTTTCCTGCAGGCCATGCCAGTGCAGGTTATGCTTGGGTGTGCCTGTATTTTGCAGCGTGGGGGGTGTGTCCGGCTTGGCGCTGGTTAGGTTTAATGATCGGTTTGGTTGCTGGTCTTATTTTTGGTATTTCACAGCAGTTGCGTGGTGCACATTTTCTTTCCCATGATCTATGGTCACTGACCATCTGTTGGTTGGTTGCTTTGGGCTTTTTCTACCTCTTTTTTGTTTCTCCCGCAGTAAGGGTAGTCTCTGCGCAACAAAGGGCAATGACATGA
- a CDS encoding type IV pilus secretin PilQ: MIDLRDRMMTLFEVLGLRFVRRIASLRVCEIWVCIAFAWCCIPGTVSAENKQAIPVAKATNAPLSVSKIDFKRGDDGSGRLILKFDGQGATPDLRTQGGTVLVDLGTAVLPTVLQRQINVVDFATPVQRIDAKPMGKGAQLVLSTKGAFESLAYQTGDEYVVEIVPRKGEAAMGGAITPESVSKSAAKISAQGYSGRPVTFNFQDVPVRTVLQLIADESNLNIVASDTVQGNVTLRLINVPWDQALDIVLRAKGLDKRRDEKVIWVAPQQELAKYEQEKEDARIAIENREGLITDYVQINYHSATVIFKALTEAKGMGGGGNGTPNNNSDDAFLSPRGRLVADERTNTLMISDIPKKVAQMRTLIQHIDRPVDQVLIEGRIVIATDSFARDLGAKFGVGAASRFSDNTATIGSNVTAGSSTSATRGLNVDLGGPTNTTASVLPSLAYTLLGPKFNLDLELSALQQESRGEVISNPRIVTANQREGYIKQGKEIGYVTITGGVAGGQATPNVQFKEAVLELRVTPTITNDNRVFLNMTVKKDEIDQMITIANFGTVPTLNKREINTAVLVDDGQTVVIGGVYEFSDRNSVSKVPFLGDVPFLGNLFKKRGKDKQKAELLIFVTPKVLRVANATAAVH; the protein is encoded by the coding sequence ATGATTGATTTAAGGGATAGAATGATGACTTTATTTGAAGTCTTAGGCTTGCGTTTTGTTAGGCGTATAGCCTCGCTTCGCGTATGTGAAATTTGGGTATGCATAGCTTTCGCTTGGTGTTGCATCCCAGGAACCGTATCGGCTGAAAACAAGCAAGCGATTCCAGTGGCTAAAGCTACCAATGCGCCACTAAGCGTTTCCAAAATCGATTTCAAACGTGGTGATGATGGCTCTGGCCGTCTGATTTTGAAGTTTGATGGGCAGGGAGCCACTCCTGACCTGCGTACGCAGGGTGGCACCGTGCTGGTTGACCTGGGGACAGCTGTGTTGCCGACTGTCTTGCAACGCCAGATCAACGTTGTTGACTTTGCTACCCCAGTGCAGCGTATCGACGCTAAGCCTATGGGTAAGGGTGCACAACTTGTGTTGAGCACGAAGGGAGCGTTTGAGTCGCTTGCTTACCAGACAGGGGATGAATACGTGGTTGAAATTGTGCCACGCAAGGGAGAGGCTGCCATGGGTGGGGCGATCACCCCAGAATCGGTCAGTAAGTCCGCAGCGAAGATTTCCGCACAAGGGTACAGTGGTCGTCCAGTAACGTTTAACTTCCAAGACGTTCCAGTACGAACGGTTTTGCAGTTGATCGCTGATGAGTCCAATCTCAATATTGTTGCTTCCGACACTGTGCAAGGTAATGTCACTCTACGTTTGATTAATGTGCCATGGGATCAAGCGCTCGACATCGTTTTGCGTGCTAAAGGATTGGATAAGCGCCGTGATGAGAAAGTAATTTGGGTTGCGCCGCAACAGGAGCTTGCTAAATACGAGCAAGAAAAAGAGGACGCGCGGATCGCGATCGAAAATCGTGAGGGGTTAATTACCGATTATGTCCAAATAAATTATCATTCGGCCACGGTCATTTTTAAGGCACTGACAGAAGCCAAAGGTATGGGTGGGGGAGGTAACGGTACACCTAATAATAATAGTGATGATGCTTTCTTATCGCCACGTGGTCGGCTTGTGGCTGATGAGCGCACTAATACGTTGATGATTAGCGATATTCCGAAGAAAGTTGCGCAAATGCGTACTCTTATCCAGCATATTGATCGTCCTGTGGACCAAGTGTTGATTGAGGGCCGCATCGTGATCGCCACCGATAGCTTCGCGCGTGATTTGGGGGCCAAGTTCGGTGTTGGTGCTGCTAGTCGTTTCAGCGATAACACTGCAACGATCGGTAGTAATGTGACTGCTGGCAGCTCCACATCGGCTACGCGGGGGCTTAATGTTGATTTGGGCGGTCCGACCAACACCACTGCTTCAGTTCTTCCGAGTTTAGCCTACACTTTGCTTGGACCTAAATTTAATCTAGATCTTGAGCTTTCGGCATTGCAGCAGGAATCCCGTGGCGAGGTGATTTCAAACCCTCGTATTGTCACTGCAAACCAGCGTGAGGGATATATCAAACAAGGTAAGGAAATTGGGTATGTCACGATCACTGGAGGAGTCGCTGGTGGTCAAGCCACTCCGAATGTCCAATTTAAAGAGGCTGTTTTGGAGTTGCGTGTGACCCCAACGATCACCAATGACAACCGTGTGTTTCTCAACATGACTGTCAAGAAGGACGAGATTGATCAAATGATTACGATCGCCAATTTCGGTACCGTGCCGACCTTGAACAAGCGTGAGATCAACACTGCCGTATTGGTTGATGATGGTCAAACTGTTGTTATCGGTGGTGTATATGAGTTTTCCGACCGTAATAGTGTGAGTAAGGTTCCGTTCTTAGGGGATGTGCCTTTCCTTGGTAATTTGTTTAAGAAACGTGGTAAAGATAAACAAAAGGCCGAGCTTTTGATTTTCGTGACTCCTAAGGTGTTGCGTGTGGCTAATGCTACTGCTGCGGTGCATTGA
- a CDS encoding rubredoxin, whose product MSVVLSICSWNDPMLETSTMMWRTWRCTVCGFLYREEEGFPEEGIAAGTRWEDVSEEWVCPDCGIGKADFEMVIVG is encoded by the coding sequence ATGTCAGTGGTCTTATCAATATGTTCTTGGAATGATCCTATGCTTGAAACTTCCACAATGATGTGGCGTACCTGGAGGTGTACCGTTTGCGGCTTTTTGTACCGTGAGGAGGAGGGGTTTCCGGAGGAGGGAATCGCTGCAGGGACGCGATGGGAGGATGTGTCTGAGGAGTGGGTTTGCCCTGATTGCGGTATTGGTAAGGCTGATTTCGAGATGGTGATCGTTGGGTGA
- a CDS encoding penicillin-binding protein 1A, whose amino-acid sequence MYRLRGWLGWLLTILIILTLVGILAAGSMYYAISSKLPDIRNLKQVELQEPMYVYSHDGLLIAIFGEIRRYPVQIKEVPEQLKQAFLATEDARFYEHSGIDYKGIARAIWLLATTNEKRVPGGSTITQQVARQFFLNSEYSYKRKLAEILLARKIESQLKKDEILELYLNKSFFGNRAYGIAAAAEFYYGKKLNELNLDEMASLAGIPKFPSSGNPITNPARARERRDLYVLQRMVDLNFITQDQANAAKAIPMHAKPHEPPVQVYAPYAAEMVRQEMIAKYGGAALNKGYHVTTTIDGTLQMAAETSVRNGLALYEHRHRWRGAEQHIEVDANADTATLAAHLSGISSQGGMFPVIVARTTPEGSAIVVRSDRSELTLPPAASRWTGTPLNKLLKRGDVVRVRPGEKRGEWTLEQLPSAQSTLVSLDANNGALRALVGGFSFTANKFNRATQARRQPGSSFKPFVYSAALEKGFNPASIVPDAPVIFRDRRGHTWSPQNDDGKFQGPMRIRDALVQSRNLVSVRLLDAIGIDFARNYITQFGFEENEIPPNLSMSLGTASLTPLSIARGYAVFANGGFRIDPWLIDEIHDREHKLIFKNNPKVACSSCTSANTNVTQSTSHLVDGFNFGAPTKTEPSKPVKNNNEPTQTIPSPDPNTPMAPRAIDERVVFQLVSMMRDVVLRGTATAARSLNRQDIAGKTGSTNEHRDAWFSGFGGPYVTTVWVGRDDFQSLGYREYGGKAALPIWIEYMRTALKDKPIARNAPPQGMTQTTLNGATEWVKNEDINHLQDHDFKLHEEESDEQTFDIF is encoded by the coding sequence ATGTATCGTCTCCGCGGTTGGCTTGGGTGGCTCCTCACCATACTTATCATCCTCACACTCGTTGGCATCCTGGCAGCGGGCAGTATGTATTACGCCATTTCCTCGAAACTGCCCGACATTCGAAACCTCAAACAAGTCGAACTACAAGAACCAATGTACGTCTACTCCCACGATGGCCTGTTGATAGCGATATTCGGAGAAATCCGCCGCTACCCTGTGCAGATCAAGGAAGTGCCTGAGCAACTTAAACAAGCATTCCTAGCGACCGAAGACGCTCGTTTCTACGAACACAGCGGCATTGACTATAAAGGAATTGCACGCGCAATTTGGCTACTAGCGACAACAAACGAAAAACGTGTCCCAGGTGGTTCAACGATTACTCAACAGGTTGCCCGCCAATTCTTTCTCAACTCCGAATACAGCTATAAACGCAAACTGGCTGAAATTCTATTAGCTCGAAAAATAGAGTCGCAGTTAAAGAAAGACGAAATCCTGGAGCTGTATCTAAACAAAAGTTTTTTCGGAAACCGTGCCTACGGCATCGCTGCTGCAGCCGAGTTTTACTACGGCAAGAAACTAAACGAACTTAACCTTGATGAGATGGCATCCTTAGCTGGGATCCCCAAATTTCCATCAAGCGGCAACCCGATTACCAACCCGGCTCGTGCCCGCGAACGGCGTGATTTATACGTACTACAACGCATGGTCGACCTTAACTTCATCACCCAAGACCAAGCCAATGCCGCAAAAGCAATACCGATGCACGCCAAACCCCACGAACCACCAGTCCAGGTATACGCCCCCTACGCAGCCGAAATGGTACGTCAGGAAATGATCGCCAAATACGGTGGTGCCGCACTCAACAAAGGCTATCACGTCACCACCACGATTGATGGCACACTTCAAATGGCCGCCGAAACTTCCGTACGCAACGGCCTAGCGTTATATGAACATCGCCACCGTTGGCGAGGTGCCGAACAACATATCGAAGTGGATGCAAACGCAGACACAGCTACATTAGCTGCACACCTGTCAGGCATTTCCTCCCAAGGTGGGATGTTCCCAGTGATCGTGGCACGTACCACTCCCGAAGGCAGCGCCATCGTGGTACGTAGTGATCGCAGCGAATTGACGCTCCCCCCGGCAGCCTCGCGCTGGACCGGCACTCCACTGAACAAACTCCTCAAACGTGGTGACGTGGTGCGGGTCAGGCCTGGGGAAAAACGGGGTGAATGGACATTAGAACAGCTACCCAGCGCTCAATCCACATTGGTCTCACTAGATGCCAACAATGGCGCACTACGTGCACTCGTCGGTGGCTTCAGCTTCACCGCTAATAAATTCAATCGCGCCACCCAAGCACGCCGCCAACCTGGGTCGAGCTTCAAGCCATTCGTCTATTCAGCCGCATTAGAAAAAGGCTTCAATCCAGCGTCCATCGTACCGGATGCACCTGTCATATTCCGCGATCGCCGCGGCCATACCTGGTCGCCACAGAACGATGACGGCAAATTCCAAGGTCCAATGCGTATCCGTGACGCCCTGGTTCAATCACGCAACCTAGTATCAGTACGACTACTCGACGCAATCGGCATAGATTTTGCACGCAACTACATTACCCAATTCGGTTTTGAGGAAAACGAGATTCCTCCAAACTTATCAATGTCTCTGGGTACAGCCTCACTCACTCCATTGTCGATCGCGCGCGGTTACGCAGTATTTGCAAACGGCGGCTTCCGCATCGACCCTTGGCTTATTGACGAGATACACGACAGAGAACACAAATTAATCTTCAAGAACAACCCTAAGGTAGCCTGTAGCAGCTGCACGTCGGCCAACACCAACGTCACTCAATCAACCAGCCACCTAGTGGACGGATTCAACTTTGGCGCACCCACCAAAACAGAACCATCCAAACCAGTAAAAAACAACAACGAACCTACCCAGACCATCCCTTCACCGGATCCCAACACCCCAATGGCACCGCGCGCGATTGATGAACGCGTTGTCTTCCAATTGGTATCAATGATGCGCGACGTGGTGCTACGCGGTACAGCAACCGCAGCACGCTCACTGAATCGCCAGGACATCGCCGGAAAAACTGGCTCAACCAACGAACACCGTGATGCGTGGTTCTCAGGGTTTGGCGGACCTTATGTAACTACCGTATGGGTAGGACGCGATGACTTCCAGTCACTTGGTTACAGAGAGTATGGCGGTAAAGCAGCACTCCCCATCTGGATCGAATATATGCGCACTGCATTGAAGGACAAACCAATCGCACGCAACGCCCCCCCTCAAGGCATGACTCAAACCACACTCAACGGAGCAACCGAATGGGTCAAAAACGAAGATATAAACCACTTACAAGATCATGATTTCAAGTTGCATGAAGAAGAAAGTGATGAACAGACCTTTGACATCTTCTGA